The following coding sequences lie in one Zingiber officinale cultivar Zhangliang chromosome 2B, Zo_v1.1, whole genome shotgun sequence genomic window:
- the LOC122048469 gene encoding GRAS family protein RAD1-like produces MAPTFPYVDSPEEELQQMNYNEEVDESGTDFNLSSISKLDPNQIIYYLPTWDHTLSWLSPPPELRYGKKLRTTDHGASIAHFEKNAAGDHEKCARKLQFRNIIDLVDSYKQKFSAQEVLGEMPEADAGMEEVAGGSASDGMRLVQLLISCAEAVACRDRVQASALLAELKVSALVLGTSFQRVASCFVQGLSDRLALVQPLGAVGIVGPATVPSLAFEKKDEALGLAYELCPYIQFGHFVANAAILEVLEGESPVHVVDLGMTQGLPHGHQWRKLLDALAARGVPPPRRLRITGVGPRVEHLQVIGDELKSYAARLGLRLEFSVLESNLENLRPEDFEVEEGEIVAVNSVLQLHCVVKESRGALNAVLQMIHELQPAVLVVVEQDSSHNGPFFLGRFMEALHYYSAIFDSLDAMLPKYDTKRAKVEQFHFAEEIKNIVSCEGPARVERHERVDQWRRRMSRAGFQPAPIKMMGQAKQWLAKFRPTEGYTIAEEKGCLLLGWKSKPIIAASSWKC; encoded by the coding sequence ATGGCTCCTACATTCCCGTACGTGGACAGCCCAGAAGAAGAGCTGCAGCAGATGAACTACAATGAGGAAGTGGACGAGAGTGGCACTGACTTCAATCTCtcaagcatatctaagttggatcCAAACCAAATTATCTATTACCTGCCTACATGGGATCACACTTTGTCATGGCTGTCTCCTCCCCCAGAGCTCAGGTATGGAAAGAAGCTAAGGACCACTGACCATGGCGCAAGCATCGCCCATTTTGAGAAGAATGCCGCAGGAGACCACGAGAAGTGCGCTCGCAAGCTCCAATTCCGCAATATCATCGACCTCGTGGACAGCTACAAGCAAAAGTTTTCTGCCCAGGAGGTGCTCGGGGAAATGCCGGAAGCCGATGCCGGGATGGAGGAGGTAGCCGGCGGAAGCGCGAGCGATGGGATGAGGCTGGTGCAGCTTCTCATCTCGTGCGCGGAGGCGGTGGCATGCCGCGACCGGGTACAGGCGTCGGCGCTGCTGGCGGAGCTGAAGGTGAGCGCGCTGGTGCTGGGCACCTCGTTCCAGCGAGTAGCGTCGTGCTTCGTGCAGGGGCTGTCGGACCGGCTGGCGCTGGTCCAACCGCTAGGCGCCGTCGGCATTGTCGGCCCGGCGACGGTGCCGTCTCTGGCGTTCGAGAAGAAGGACGAGGCGCTGGGCCTCGCCTACGAGCTCTGTCCCTACATCCAATTCGGCCATTTCGTGGCCAACGCCGCCATCCTGGAAGTCCTTGAGGGAGAGAGCCCGGTGCACGTGGTGGATCTGGGCATGACGCAGGGCCTGCCCCACGGCCACCAGTGGCGGAAGCTGCTGGACGCCCTGGCGGCCCGGGGCGTCCCACCGCCACGGCGGTTGCGCATCACCGGAGTGGGGCCCCGCGTCGAACACCTTCAGGTCATCGGCGACGAGCTCAAGTCGTACGCGGCGAGGCTAGGGCTCCGGCTGGAGTTCTCCGTGCTGGAGAGCAACCTGGAGAACCTGCGGCCGGAGGACTTCGAGGTGGAGGAAGGCGAGATCGTGGCGGTGAACAGCGTCCTGCAGCTGCACTGCGTGGTGAAGGAGAGCCGGGGCGCGCTCAACGCCGTGCTGCAGATGATCCACGAGCTGCAGCCGGCGGTGCTGGTGGTGGTGGAGCAGGACTCGAGCCACAACGGCCCCTTCTTCCTGGGCCGGTTCATGGAGGCGCTCCACTACTACTCCGCCATCTTCGATTCCCTGGACGCGATGCTGCCCAAGTACGACACGAAGCGCGCCAAGGTGGAGCAGTTCCACTTCGCGGAGGAGATCAAGAACATCGTGAGCTGCGAGGGGCCGGCCCGGGTGGAGCGGCACGAGCGCGTGGACCAGTGGCGGCGCCGGATGAGCAGGGCCGGGTTCCAGCCGGCCCCCATCAAGATGATGGGCCAGGCCAAGCAGTGGCTCGCCAAGTTTCGGCCAACGGAAGGCTACACCATCGCCGAGGAGA